In Blastopirellula sp. J2-11, a single genomic region encodes these proteins:
- a CDS encoding serine/threonine-protein kinase, with product MAEVPSEQPDSPDAAQLDPSAELSPEDQQLIKRLDHLWGTEAASAAPIDRGETQIGPYVVKRTVGHGAFGVVFQATDPRLQRDVALKVPRPEVLVCYDKLQRFEDEALAAARLDHPGIVPIYAAELSGPTPYIASAFCAGPDLAAWIEQHPSQSRDCQSVARLMLDIVRAVAYAHSQGVVHRDIKPSNIMLAANDEMAAGESLDDFTPRLTDFGLAKLTDSPLTNSRSSWILGTPTYMAPEQLLPHWGAVGEKADMFALGAMLWELLSGEPPRMGATYSDIITELLSEQPIQSTLKRADVPNDLRVIVARCLAKDPNERYASAAALAEDLAAFVAGERISASQFGWFDAFTRWASQPQRPSQICFFMIPVNLVMAMWMTSSMFLIWGALFPAADRWSVFIQLFSIALGYNLQVVFFCWLRLHGHKWATIAALTLTMLVTVLIPFLVLTGAIRTFSDLYRDFPFFDTINHTQILFFGLCQAFLLGVSVYADRQQSRRMRG from the coding sequence GTGGCCGAAGTCCCCTCTGAACAACCGGATTCGCCCGACGCCGCACAACTCGATCCTTCCGCCGAACTAAGCCCTGAGGATCAACAGCTGATCAAGCGGCTTGATCACTTATGGGGAACAGAAGCAGCGTCTGCTGCGCCCATCGATCGCGGCGAAACGCAAATCGGCCCCTACGTGGTGAAACGAACCGTAGGGCACGGCGCGTTTGGCGTCGTCTTTCAGGCGACCGACCCGCGACTGCAACGCGATGTGGCCTTGAAAGTGCCTCGTCCGGAAGTACTGGTTTGCTACGACAAACTGCAACGCTTTGAGGACGAAGCGCTCGCCGCGGCTCGACTCGACCATCCCGGCATCGTGCCGATCTACGCCGCCGAACTCTCGGGCCCCACGCCGTATATCGCTTCCGCGTTTTGTGCAGGCCCCGATCTGGCCGCTTGGATAGAACAGCATCCCTCCCAATCGCGCGACTGCCAAAGCGTCGCTCGGCTTATGCTCGACATCGTCCGTGCGGTCGCCTACGCCCACTCTCAAGGAGTCGTCCATCGGGACATCAAACCAAGCAACATCATGTTGGCGGCCAACGATGAAATGGCCGCGGGAGAAAGTCTCGACGATTTCACCCCACGATTAACCGATTTTGGCTTGGCAAAGCTGACCGATTCGCCGCTGACCAATTCGCGGTCGAGTTGGATCCTGGGAACGCCCACGTACATGGCGCCTGAGCAACTGCTGCCGCATTGGGGCGCGGTTGGCGAAAAAGCGGACATGTTTGCATTGGGAGCGATGCTCTGGGAGCTGCTCTCTGGCGAACCTCCGCGAATGGGCGCCACTTACTCAGACATCATCACCGAATTGCTCAGTGAGCAGCCGATCCAATCAACGCTGAAGCGAGCGGATGTTCCCAACGATCTACGCGTGATTGTGGCCCGCTGTCTCGCCAAAGATCCGAACGAGCGTTACGCGTCAGCCGCGGCGCTGGCCGAAGACCTGGCCGCTTTTGTCGCAGGAGAACGGATTTCGGCCAGTCAATTCGGCTGGTTCGACGCATTTACGAGATGGGCCAGTCAACCGCAGCGACCGTCGCAAATCTGCTTCTTTATGATTCCGGTCAACCTGGTGATGGCGATGTGGATGACATCTTCGATGTTTCTAATCTGGGGCGCCCTGTTCCCCGCCGCGGATCGCTGGAGCGTCTTTATCCAATTGTTCTCCATCGCTTTGGGATACAACCTGCAAGTCGTCTTTTTCTGCTGGCTGCGGCTTCATGGCCACAAATGGGCGACGATCGCGGCGCTGACGCTTACCATGTTGGTGACGGTTCTGATCCCTTTCCTCGTGCTAACCGGCGCGATTCGTACGTTTTCTGATCTGTATCGCGACTTTCCTTTCTTTGACACGATCAACCATACGCAGATCTTGTTCTTTGGGCTTTGTCAGGCATTTTTGCTCGGCGTCTCGGTCTATGCCGATCGGCAACAGTCGCGCCGCATGCGTGGTTGA
- a CDS encoding sigma-70 family RNA polymerase sigma factor produces MRDAHFRASSDDLDWEHLLDHARSGDATAINRVWSHMRSYLLLVAERGMGDGLSAKIDPSDIVQGSLLEAQRDFDRFTGNSETELKAWLRRLVKHNLVDSRRHFQSAQSRDIRLERRLSGGASDEIVDPQQATASSMVRREETDLELIQAVSQLQEDQRRLIEMRHRHGMTYEAIGQELGISERAVRNRWSIAIAQLRKELCNGGRSPL; encoded by the coding sequence ATGAGGGACGCTCACTTTCGGGCTTCCAGCGACGATCTTGATTGGGAGCATCTGCTTGATCATGCGCGATCGGGTGATGCGACAGCGATCAATCGCGTCTGGAGTCACATGCGGTCTTACCTGCTGTTGGTAGCAGAGCGTGGGATGGGTGACGGACTCTCCGCCAAAATCGATCCGTCCGACATCGTGCAGGGATCGCTGCTAGAAGCGCAGCGTGACTTTGATCGATTCACCGGCAACAGCGAGACGGAACTGAAAGCTTGGCTGCGACGCCTGGTGAAGCACAATCTGGTCGATAGCCGCCGCCATTTTCAAAGCGCCCAAAGTCGCGATATTCGTCTGGAACGCCGCTTGAGCGGCGGAGCCAGCGACGAAATCGTGGACCCTCAACAAGCGACGGCGAGCAGCATGGTTCGCCGCGAAGAGACCGATCTAGAATTGATCCAGGCAGTTTCTCAACTGCAGGAAGATCAGCGACGCCTGATTGAGATGCGACATCGCCACGGCATGACCTACGAAGCGATCGGCCAGGAACTTGGCATCTCCGAGCGCGCCGTCCGCAACCGCTGGTCCATTGCGATCGCTCAACTGCGAAAGGAGCTGTGCAACGGTGGCCGAAGTCCCCTCTGA
- a CDS encoding dihydrofolate reductase family protein: MKTQYFTATSLDGYIADPDHSLEWLFQFGEEPGEEYDAFIRDVSVLAMGSSTYEWLLRHMAASGDAWFYEQPTWVFTSRTLPKVDGADIRFVSGDVRPVHSQMREIAGEKNLWVVGGGELVGQFYDAGLLDDLFVQFAPVMLGSGAPLLPRKIASPPLKLVSVQANNAGFLLTHYQVEKDRQAKV, encoded by the coding sequence ATGAAGACGCAATACTTCACCGCGACCAGTTTAGACGGCTACATCGCCGATCCCGACCATTCGTTGGAGTGGTTGTTTCAGTTCGGCGAAGAGCCCGGCGAAGAGTATGACGCATTCATCCGCGACGTCAGCGTCTTGGCGATGGGGTCAAGCACCTATGAGTGGCTCTTGCGGCACATGGCCGCGTCAGGCGACGCGTGGTTCTACGAGCAGCCGACCTGGGTGTTTACTTCGCGGACGCTCCCGAAAGTCGACGGCGCCGATATTCGCTTTGTCAGCGGCGACGTGCGGCCAGTCCATTCGCAGATGCGTGAGATCGCTGGCGAGAAAAATCTATGGGTCGTGGGCGGAGGCGAGTTGGTTGGCCAGTTTTACGACGCTGGTTTGCTGGATGATTTGTTTGTGCAGTTCGCGCCGGTCATGTTGGGAAGCGGCGCACCGTTGTTGCCTCGCAAAATTGCTTCACCGCCGTTGAAATTGGTATCGGTCCAAGCGAACAACGCAGGCTTCTTGTTGACCCACTATCAAGTGGAAAAGGATCGCCAGGCCAAGGTCTGA
- a CDS encoding mechanosensitive ion channel family protein gives MDLYSSAKKIDWAQQAEQFSEYFSSGELLKNGIATLVIVLLLLILRSILVRAVRRSDKLPSDVRRRWLVQIRNGLLFLFLLGMTVVWSSQIQHVTISILAFAVAVVIATKELIQCVSGSIMKAVGRPFKLGDRIEFQHIRGDVIDHNILTTTIMEIGPDQMTQQLTGRAIVVPNNMFLNKVVINETFTQEYVLHCFKIPCSLKDDWRQTEQDLLEAAKIECEPWLAKARQHFDLLAKQQGLTVLSVDPRITFRMPKSSELELVVRVVAPARRKGRVEQSILRRMLDKQWERAKAAEAEKLAAEEAKVAEAAAAAAAATAPALPAPSAIETPAITDNSPAAPPSDTPELSETPALPSMALPPTSDPDPNPGAAGGATLGNTGVTASRNTRFP, from the coding sequence ATGGACCTTTACTCTTCTGCAAAAAAAATCGACTGGGCCCAACAGGCGGAACAGTTCAGCGAATATTTCTCGAGCGGCGAACTGCTCAAAAACGGCATCGCAACGCTCGTGATCGTTCTCCTGCTGCTCATCCTGCGTAGCATTTTGGTACGCGCGGTCCGTCGCAGCGACAAATTACCGAGCGACGTTCGTCGCCGCTGGCTGGTCCAAATCCGCAACGGGCTCCTCTTCCTGTTCCTGCTCGGCATGACCGTCGTTTGGTCGTCACAGATCCAGCACGTCACCATTTCGATCTTAGCATTCGCCGTCGCCGTGGTGATCGCCACCAAAGAACTGATTCAATGCGTTTCTGGCTCGATCATGAAAGCGGTCGGTCGCCCGTTCAAACTGGGAGACAGGATCGAGTTTCAACACATCCGCGGCGACGTCATCGACCATAACATTTTGACGACGACGATCATGGAGATCGGTCCAGATCAAATGACGCAACAGTTGACCGGCCGCGCGATTGTCGTGCCCAACAACATGTTCCTCAACAAGGTGGTCATCAACGAGACCTTTACGCAGGAATATGTGCTCCACTGTTTTAAGATCCCTTGCAGCCTGAAAGATGACTGGCGACAGACCGAGCAAGATTTGTTGGAAGCGGCCAAGATTGAATGCGAACCTTGGCTCGCCAAAGCGCGGCAGCACTTTGACCTGCTGGCCAAGCAACAAGGATTGACCGTGCTGTCGGTCGATCCCCGAATCACGTTTCGCATGCCCAAATCGAGCGAACTTGAGTTAGTCGTGCGCGTCGTCGCACCGGCCCGGCGAAAAGGACGCGTCGAACAATCGATTCTCCGCCGCATGCTCGACAAACAATGGGAACGCGCCAAAGCGGCCGAAGCCGAGAAATTGGCGGCCGAAGAAGCGAAAGTCGCCGAAGCGGCTGCAGCCGCCGCCGCAGCAACTGCCCCCGCATTGCCGGCGCCCAGCGCGATCGAAACGCCTGCCATTACTGACAACAGCCCAGCCGCACCGCCCAGCGATACGCCAGAACTGTCGGAGACGCCTGCTTTGCCCAGCATGGCCTTGCCGCCAACCTCCGATCCCGACCCCAACCCCGGCGCCGCTGGAGGAGCCACGTTGGGAAATACCGGAGTGACCGCGTCGCGAAACACGCGCTTCCCGTAG
- a CDS encoding RrF2 family transcriptional regulator, with protein sequence MFSQTVEYALRAVCHLAYIAPESCTTEEIATGTKVPLAYLSKVLQGLAKAGVVRSQRGIGGGMSLIKRPDELTILEVVNAVDPIQRIRTCPLGLSTHGVKLCPLHRRLDNALKSVEEAFGGTTLAEVIAEPSESIPLCEFPSKSPIKNAPSAD encoded by the coding sequence ATGTTTTCACAAACTGTCGAATACGCGCTGCGCGCCGTTTGCCACTTGGCGTATATCGCTCCCGAATCTTGCACGACCGAAGAAATTGCGACCGGGACGAAGGTCCCTCTCGCCTATCTCTCGAAAGTGCTGCAAGGGCTAGCAAAGGCCGGCGTTGTCCGTTCGCAGCGAGGAATCGGCGGAGGAATGTCGCTCATCAAGCGCCCCGACGAGCTAACAATCCTGGAAGTCGTCAACGCGGTCGATCCGATTCAACGAATCCGGACCTGCCCACTGGGTCTTTCGACCCACGGCGTCAAGCTGTGCCCTTTGCACCGTCGCTTGGACAACGCATTGAAGAGCGTGGAAGAAGCTTTTGGCGGTACGACGCTTGCCGAAGTCATCGCCGAGCCGTCCGAAAGTATCCCCTTATGTGAATTTCCGAGCAAATCTCCGATCAAAAATGCACCATCTGCCGATTAA
- a CDS encoding protoglobin family protein, translating to MQHIDEPRLEADVAYRFQYLQEFTGFGPDDVAAIHAAAPVLAPIVPALVDAVYEKLHQYDATWRHFMPRQHGYDGPMPDNLEDLELDHEQITFRKLHLSRYLEALVTRTYDAKMLLYLDMVGKIHTPDAGNKGIVVPLVQMNALMTFVTDALIATICGLGLPRETEVATLRAFNKLLWIQMDLISRHYVPS from the coding sequence ATGCAACACATTGATGAACCGCGTCTCGAAGCTGATGTCGCTTATCGCTTTCAATACTTGCAAGAGTTCACCGGTTTTGGGCCGGACGATGTCGCCGCGATCCACGCCGCGGCGCCGGTGCTGGCGCCGATCGTGCCGGCGCTGGTTGACGCCGTATACGAAAAGCTGCATCAATACGACGCGACCTGGCGACACTTTATGCCGCGACAGCACGGGTACGACGGACCGATGCCCGACAATCTGGAAGACTTGGAGCTGGATCACGAACAGATCACGTTTCGCAAGCTCCATTTGAGCCGCTATCTCGAGGCGCTTGTCACGCGCACCTACGACGCCAAGATGCTGCTGTATTTGGATATGGTCGGCAAGATCCACACGCCGGACGCCGGCAATAAGGGGATCGTCGTTCCCTTGGTGCAGATGAATGCGTTGATGACGTTTGTCACCGATGCGTTGATCGCCACGATTTGCGGCTTGGGGTTGCCACGCGAGACCGAAGTTGCGACGCTCCGGGCCTTCAACAAGCTACTTTGGATCCAGATGGATCTGATCTCACGACATTACGTTCCGTCGTAA
- a CDS encoding PVC-type heme-binding CxxCH protein, with amino-acid sequence MLRFSLFGLLILLPAIARDAVAQSEKQPAQLPLVISEDFENGAAAWRPTDPATWSVVKLEEGNHAFKLSGVGKYKPPHRSPFSLAILKDKLLGDFVLTAKAKTLQTSRGHRDMVIAWGMQDPANFYYVHLGEKTDDHSNQIFVVDDAPRIKISERTNAGTPWKDDTWHQVKVVRKVDSGLIEVYFDDMEKPQMVAHDKRYAWGRIAIGSFDDLGLWDDVKINGVLVEPPKAEPAAKEEKTPNPESEKSAQQTPRADPSTLEFFRWSGDVNVPDPVAISLDNQGRAYVTQTKRRKSQDLDIRDNRDWIPDDVGFEWPADKQAFFHAQLPTGGPIPNWRRVSDMNGDGVKDWRDLTVLSEQIHRLEDVDGDGTADKIENYADGFQTEITGIAAGVLWHDGDVYATIAPDVWRMRDTNGDGKADQREIMATGFGFHIAYGGHDMHGLTVGPDGKIYWSVGDKGIHVVSQEGREFRYPNQGGVMRCNPDGSDFEVFAHGLRNVQELAFDTYGNLFGVDNDSDQKGERERFVYIAKGIDAGWRCNYQYRGDRYSPWMDEALWQMRRADQPAYLTPPLAYSLDGPAGFTFNPGTALSPEYQDYFFLTGAPGGVQIAFQAESDGASFTMANEHKIGNGVPLVGINFGPDGGLYGVDWGGGYPLNEKGAVWKIDVPAAAKSPARTEVRQLLAAGFTQRDTAELTQLLGHVDQRIRLEAQFELVKQDELAAMQSVAQKNKSQLARIHAIWGLGQLGRKGDLAAVKTLNELIADGDPEIRAQALRTISDLPQDPPSSLTKWLEDESPRVRFFAAQALAAHPAAGNLAGIVSLLAKNNGDDLYLRHVGAMALAARDDVASLADHANAEVRLAAVVALRQQANPDVAKFLNDADPRVVREAVTAIHDDYSIPAAMLAMAELLTPDLNTSEAVMIRVINANYRLGDAASVQRVIDFAGNVESPQAMRLEAIDALGDWRVAPRLDRVDGRNREKYRIATERVSPIEIVTPQLVALKEDPNQKIRAATLAMADKLEITLSPEVLQQIALDQQLDTELRLEAMRSLTTAKSDLIRETLPKLWQAKSVELRLATLRQMEMPKFHDAALARIGQLLASDDASLEERQVAIDLLGRIPGAEADALLVAELEKHLAQPMPEVQLELEIAAAAKASTSAQIAKLAERLQPDADDMAVIAPYRSSLSGGDAKLGEKIFMTHLDAACIRCHRIGKEGSDVGPALDGVAKRRDAEYLLRSIVAPSAEIEPKYRATTVLLVSGKTVQGIVTSEDDDKLVLRDAQGKEVVIPQDDIDDLAEQRISLMPEMTKVLSRRQLRDVAAYLQSLQ; translated from the coding sequence ATGCTCCGATTCTCCCTCTTCGGTTTATTGATTCTGTTGCCTGCAATCGCGCGAGACGCGGTTGCCCAATCCGAGAAACAGCCAGCGCAGTTGCCGCTGGTGATCTCCGAGGACTTTGAGAATGGCGCCGCCGCCTGGCGCCCGACCGATCCGGCGACCTGGTCGGTGGTGAAGTTGGAAGAGGGGAACCATGCGTTCAAGCTGAGCGGCGTCGGCAAGTACAAGCCGCCGCATCGCAGTCCGTTTTCGCTCGCGATCTTGAAAGACAAGCTGCTCGGCGATTTCGTGCTGACCGCCAAAGCCAAAACGCTGCAAACGTCACGCGGACACCGCGATATGGTGATCGCGTGGGGGATGCAGGATCCGGCGAACTTCTACTATGTTCACTTGGGTGAGAAGACCGACGATCACTCGAATCAGATTTTTGTCGTCGACGACGCTCCCCGCATCAAAATCAGTGAACGGACCAATGCCGGTACGCCGTGGAAAGACGACACCTGGCACCAGGTGAAAGTGGTCCGCAAGGTCGACAGCGGTCTGATCGAAGTTTACTTCGACGACATGGAAAAGCCGCAGATGGTCGCGCATGATAAAAGGTATGCGTGGGGTCGAATCGCGATCGGCTCGTTCGACGATCTGGGATTGTGGGACGACGTCAAAATTAACGGAGTCCTGGTCGAACCGCCCAAAGCGGAACCTGCCGCGAAGGAAGAGAAAACGCCAAACCCAGAGAGCGAGAAGTCAGCCCAGCAGACGCCGCGCGCCGATCCCAGCACGTTGGAGTTTTTCCGTTGGAGCGGCGATGTTAATGTGCCGGATCCGGTGGCGATCAGTCTTGACAACCAAGGCCGCGCGTACGTCACGCAGACGAAGCGGCGAAAGTCGCAGGATCTCGACATTCGGGACAACAGGGATTGGATACCGGACGACGTTGGTTTCGAGTGGCCTGCCGACAAGCAGGCCTTTTTTCATGCGCAGTTGCCAACCGGCGGACCCATTCCGAACTGGCGGCGTGTCAGCGACATGAACGGCGACGGTGTCAAAGATTGGCGTGACCTGACCGTGTTGTCGGAACAGATTCATCGGCTCGAAGATGTCGACGGCGATGGGACTGCCGACAAAATCGAAAACTACGCCGACGGATTTCAAACCGAAATCACCGGCATCGCGGCCGGCGTGCTCTGGCATGACGGCGATGTCTATGCAACGATCGCACCCGATGTCTGGCGAATGCGCGATACCAATGGAGACGGCAAAGCGGACCAACGCGAAATCATGGCGACCGGCTTTGGCTTTCACATCGCCTACGGCGGGCACGACATGCATGGTTTGACGGTTGGCCCCGACGGAAAAATCTATTGGTCGGTTGGTGATAAGGGGATTCATGTCGTCTCGCAGGAAGGACGCGAATTTCGCTATCCGAACCAAGGAGGCGTCATGCGTTGCAATCCCGATGGCAGCGACTTCGAGGTCTTCGCGCATGGTTTGCGAAACGTGCAAGAGTTGGCGTTTGATACGTACGGCAATCTGTTCGGCGTTGATAACGACTCGGATCAAAAGGGAGAAAGAGAGCGGTTCGTTTATATCGCCAAAGGGATTGACGCCGGTTGGCGCTGTAACTATCAGTATCGCGGCGATCGCTATAGCCCATGGATGGACGAAGCGTTATGGCAGATGCGCCGCGCTGATCAACCAGCTTATTTGACGCCGCCGTTGGCTTACTCGCTGGATGGACCAGCCGGCTTCACGTTCAATCCCGGCACGGCGCTGAGTCCTGAGTACCAAGACTATTTCTTTTTGACCGGCGCTCCCGGCGGCGTGCAGATCGCGTTTCAAGCCGAGTCTGACGGCGCTTCGTTCACGATGGCCAACGAGCATAAGATCGGCAACGGCGTCCCGCTGGTCGGCATTAACTTTGGACCGGACGGCGGCTTGTACGGAGTCGACTGGGGCGGGGGCTATCCGCTGAACGAAAAAGGAGCCGTTTGGAAGATCGACGTTCCGGCCGCCGCCAAGTCGCCTGCTCGTACCGAGGTGCGCCAGCTGCTCGCCGCCGGCTTCACCCAGCGAGATACGGCTGAACTGACCCAGTTGCTAGGGCACGTCGATCAGCGTATTCGGTTGGAAGCGCAGTTTGAATTGGTCAAGCAAGATGAACTTGCCGCGATGCAGTCGGTCGCGCAGAAAAACAAGTCCCAACTGGCCCGCATTCATGCGATCTGGGGGCTGGGACAACTCGGGCGAAAAGGGGACTTGGCAGCCGTTAAAACGTTGAACGAATTGATTGCGGACGGCGATCCGGAAATTCGCGCTCAGGCGCTGCGCACCATTTCTGATCTTCCCCAAGATCCCCCATCGTCGTTGACCAAATGGCTGGAGGATGAGAGCCCGCGGGTTCGCTTCTTCGCCGCGCAGGCGCTTGCGGCTCATCCCGCAGCGGGCAACCTGGCGGGGATTGTATCGCTGCTGGCGAAGAATAATGGTGATGACCTTTACTTGCGTCATGTTGGCGCAATGGCCTTGGCCGCGCGCGATGACGTCGCATCGTTGGCCGATCATGCGAACGCCGAAGTGCGCTTGGCGGCGGTCGTGGCGCTGCGGCAGCAAGCCAATCCGGATGTCGCCAAGTTTCTCAACGACGCCGATCCGCGCGTCGTGCGCGAAGCGGTCACGGCGATTCATGATGACTACTCGATCCCCGCCGCGATGCTGGCGATGGCGGAACTTCTCACGCCAGATCTGAATACCAGCGAGGCGGTGATGATCCGCGTGATCAACGCCAACTATCGATTGGGAGACGCGGCTAGCGTTCAGCGTGTGATCGACTTTGCTGGAAACGTCGAGTCGCCGCAGGCGATGCGTCTGGAAGCGATCGACGCATTGGGCGATTGGCGCGTAGCGCCCCGATTGGATCGCGTCGATGGTCGCAATCGAGAGAAATATCGAATCGCAACAGAGCGTGTATCGCCGATCGAAATTGTGACGCCGCAGCTTGTTGCGCTGAAGGAAGATCCCAACCAAAAGATTCGCGCCGCCACCCTAGCGATGGCTGACAAGCTGGAGATTACGCTCTCGCCGGAAGTGTTGCAGCAGATTGCCTTGGATCAACAGCTGGACACCGAGCTGCGTCTGGAAGCGATGAGGTCGTTGACGACCGCCAAGTCCGATCTCATCCGCGAAACGTTGCCGAAGTTATGGCAAGCAAAATCGGTGGAGCTTCGCTTGGCGACGCTTCGGCAGATGGAGATGCCGAAATTTCATGACGCCGCGCTGGCCCGGATTGGTCAGTTGCTTGCCAGCGACGACGCGTCACTCGAAGAACGGCAAGTCGCGATTGATCTGCTGGGAAGAATCCCTGGAGCAGAAGCCGACGCGCTGCTGGTCGCCGAGTTAGAAAAGCATCTTGCGCAGCCGATGCCCGAGGTGCAGTTAGAACTCGAGATCGCGGCCGCCGCCAAAGCATCGACCTCAGCACAGATCGCCAAGCTGGCCGAACGTCTGCAGCCGGACGCCGATGACATGGCGGTGATCGCGCCCTATCGTTCGAGCCTCTCCGGCGGCGACGCCAAGCTGGGCGAGAAGATCTTCATGACCCATTTGGATGCGGCCTGCATTCGCTGTCATCGGATCGGCAAAGAAGGAAGCGATGTGGGGCCGGCGCTGGACGGAGTCGCCAAACGGCGCGACGCCGAGTATCTGCTGCGATCGATCGTAGCGCCCAGCGCCGAGATCGAGCCGAAATATCGCGCGACCACGGTATTGCTGGTCAGCGGCAAGACGGTGCAGGGGATCGTGACCTCAGAAGATGACGACAAGCTGGTCCTGCGCGACGCCCAGGGAAAAGAAGTCGTGATACCGCAAGACGACATCGACGACCTGGCCGAGCAGCGGATCTCGCTGATGCCAGAGATGACCAAAGTCCTGTCCCGTCGCCAACTACGCGACGTCGCCGCCTATTTGCAGTCGCTCCAATAA